The Chitinophagales bacterium genome contains a region encoding:
- a CDS encoding PorP/SprF family type IX secretion system membrane protein — translation MNIKKHILLGLFIALFLFVPQIKAQDVHYTQYDIQSLQQTPANTANFDGNYRFSALYRNQWSTIKVPYNTLGFSFDMLAYASKKFDSKLGVGLSTAFDQAGDGKYRSLYAQIPISYTLYLTIKEKSLFKIGGGIYIGLINKSFDISALSFDNQYNGEVFDASIPINENFGKLNYTNFDLGIGYNLGFRINNKVELGTSLGIHHLNPIRESYLNNSVNSILQKRYAITGYFTYFINKKWDLRLDYLYQKQNVLHEHLMGTTASYYFKNNDVVKKGIALGVFYRNKDAVSAVIQYKQNNFKAGISYDINTSPLQAATNNYGAVEIGLVYIIKNVEDVNIKNKRKCFVF, via the coding sequence TTGAACATTAAAAAACACATATTATTAGGCTTATTTATAGCATTGTTTTTATTTGTGCCACAAATAAAAGCACAAGATGTGCATTACACACAGTACGATATACAAAGCTTACAACAAACACCTGCTAACACAGCCAATTTTGACGGAAATTATCGCTTTTCTGCTTTGTACAGAAACCAATGGAGTACTATAAAAGTACCGTACAATACTTTAGGTTTTTCATTTGATATGTTAGCTTATGCTTCTAAAAAATTTGATAGCAAATTAGGCGTAGGTTTATCCACTGCCTTTGACCAAGCCGGAGATGGAAAATACAGGAGTTTATACGCCCAAATTCCTATTTCTTATACTTTGTATTTAACTATAAAAGAAAAAAGTTTGTTTAAAATAGGCGGAGGTATTTACATTGGGTTAATCAATAAATCGTTTGATATTTCTGCTTTAAGTTTTGATAATCAGTACAATGGAGAAGTTTTTGACGCCAGCATTCCCATAAATGAAAATTTTGGAAAATTAAACTATACTAATTTTGACTTAGGAATTGGCTACAATTTAGGTTTTAGAATAAACAATAAAGTAGAACTGGGTACATCATTAGGTATTCATCATCTTAACCCAATACGGGAAAGTTATTTAAACAATAGTGTAAACTCCATTTTACAAAAAAGATATGCCATTACGGGGTATTTTACTTATTTCATAAATAAAAAATGGGATTTAAGATTAGACTATTTGTACCAAAAACAAAATGTACTACACGAGCATTTAATGGGAACAACGGCAAGTTATTACTTTAAAAATAATGATGTGGTTAAAAAAGGTATAGCTCTTGGCGTGTTTTACAGAAACAAAGATGCGGTAAGTGCCGTTATTCAATACAAACAAAACAATTTTAAGGCAGGAATTAGTTATGATATTAACACCAGCCCGCTACAAGCCGCCACAAATAACTATGGTGCAGTAGAAATAGGTTTAGTGTATATAATAAAAAATGTAGAAGACGTTAATATAAAAAACAAAAGAAAGTGTTTCGTATTTTAA